In Betaproteobacteria bacterium, the sequence CAAGCACCTATCTCACCCAGCAACTGGCATCCCTGAGCAAGACGACCTCATCATAAGGAATGAAGCAATGTTTGGCATGATGCGCAGCCCCGCCCAAAGTTACGCAACCGTGGGCATTGACGTTGCTGTGGAAACAGCTGACCCGCATCGTCTGATCCTGATGCTTTTCGATGGCGCCATCGCGGCAACCACAATTGCCAAAATGCACATGGAACACGGTGACATCCCGCAAAAAGGCACGAAAATATCGAAAGCCATTGATCTGATCAGCAGTGGTTTACGTGCAAGCCTGGATCTTGAATCAGGCGGCCAACTCGCTGAGCACTTGGCGGCACTTTACGATTACATGGTTCAGCGCCTGTTCTGGGCAAATGCAAAGAATGAGGTTGCGGCTTTGGACGAAGTAACCACACTTCTGATTGAACTCAGGGACGCCTGGGCTCAGATTTCGCCCAACGACCAAGCTGCTGCTTAAAACATGAGTCAACTGGCCAGCTACACAAAGCTGCTGATGCTCTCCAAGCAAATGCGTGAATTGGCAAAACAGCAGCAATGGGAAAGCCTGGCAACGATGGAAGGTGAACGAGCAGCGCTTCTCGCAGCGACTTCCACAATAAACACGGCGTTGGCATCTGCTGAAATTTCAGCCATTGGTGCCTGTATTCGCCAAATTCAAGAATGCGACCGAGCCATTCTCGACTACGTCACCCCTTGGCGGGAGCACGCTGAAAAGCTTCTCTCCCGTCTTGAATCCAAGCAATAACGCGCGCAAATGATCCCGCCGGACGTCGCTAACGCACTGCGGCTTCAAATTCCCGACCAGGCGAAGGTTGCGGCCCAACAGCCTCAGAATCAGCCGGTCGCCGCCGTACAGCAGATTACCGATGTATTAAGTAATCTGGTTCCCGGCCAGCGCATCCTTGCCGAAATTCAGGCACTGTTGCCGAATGGCAGTTATCGGGCGGTTGTAGGGCAGCGGGACATTACGCTCTCGCTCCCATTTTCAGCAAAACCCGGGGATACGCTCGAACTGGAGGTCACCGAAAGCGACGGTAAGCTGACGCTGGCGTTTGTCACCAACCGCTCTGATAGTGCGGCTGCAAAAGCGCCCCCTGAATCAGCGTCAACCTCGCTCAGTACTGCAGGCAAGCTGATCGGCGACCTGATGGGCAATATCCAGACCGATGGCAAGCGTGCGCCCGCAGCCCCCCTTAATAACGCACAGCCCCTGGTCGAAACGATGCCCAAAACCGCTGCCGACCTGGTGCCTGTACTCAAACAGGCACTGACTGAAAGCGGTATGTTTTATGAGGCGCATCAGGCGCGCTGGGTGGCAGGAGAGTTCCCGACCGAAAACCTGAAACAAGAGCCGCAGGGTAAACTTTCTTCTGCGCAGACGAATGCTACGGTCAACCCGGAAAATACGCCAAAAACCAATAATTTGCCCAATGCCGAACCGGCAAGCAACACCGCACCCACAACCGCTTCCCGAGCCGAGCCAAGCGCGGGAACAGCTGTTCCGCGCGACTTGATGCCTATTGTCCAACAACAGCTGGACGGCTTGGCAACCCAGAATTTCGCCTGGCAAGGCCAGGTCTGGCCGGGACAACAGATGCGCTGGGAGATTGGCGAAAACCAGGACGACTCGCGCTCATCCAGCAGCGACGAAATTCAGCGCTGGCAAACTCGCCTCAAACTGTCCCTGCCGCAGCTTGGGGATATCGACATCACACTCAACCTGAAAGCGGGCGGCGAGGTCCGGGTTGCCGTCACTGCAGGCACCGAATCAAGCGAAACTCGCCTGCGAGACGAAGTACAGCAGCTACGCAAGCAATTTGAGGCAGCAGGCCTGAATCTAACCGAAGTGTCAGTTCAGCATGACGAAGCCGCCGATTGATCCCACACGCGAGGCTATCGCCCTCGCCTACAGTCAGACTGACGCCGCACCGAGGGTGGTCGCCCGGGGAAAGGGGCTCGTAGCCGAACAAATCATCGCCAGAGCCAAGGAACATGGCGTCTACGTCCATGAATCACCTGAATTGGTTGCACTTCTGACTCAGGTAGATATCGACGAACATATTCCACCGCAACTTTACATGGCGATTGCCGAGTTGCTGGCTTGGCTCTACCGGATCGAAAACGGCGGCACAGCAATAGACGCCCCAATTTGAATCGCCTGCGGTAACAGCAGCCGCCATGATGGTTTACCATGGCGAAATACGCTTAATGATTGCCCCGCATGAACACAGTCATCGAAGAACTGCCAGTACCGGATTTCGAAATCGATCATCCTGATGAGTACGCTCAATATTTCCTGAGCAACCCTCGGGAAATTTCCTTTTATCTCAATCTGCTCGTCAAGCGTGGCTGCCTGGTAAGCGCCCATATCGATGCAGGCCAACAGTTTTTCCTGACGGCGATGGTTGCGGTCGACGAGGAAAAAGGCGAAATTTTGATAGATCCGGCGCAGATCGAGACACTTAACACTGCGGCAGGGGCGGCACGGCAAATCACACTGGCGGCAAACCTGGATCGCGTCAAGGTCCAACTTCGGCTCGGCGCAATGCGCGAATCACAGTTCGATGGTCGGCGAGCCTTATCAACCGACATCCCCCGCACCATCCTGCGTCTTCAACGCAGGGAATTTTTCCGCCTCGAACCGCCGTTGGGTAGCCCGATTGGTTGTCAAATTGCGCTCAATACGCTCGGCACCAATGTCAGAACTTTCGAACCGAGGGTTACCGACATCAGCGGTGGCGGGGTCAGCCTGAGCGCGCCAACCAATCTGGCCGAGGCGTGCCAACCCGGAACGGTGTTCAAGGACTGCCGACTGGACCTACCCGGCGAAGGTGTCCTGCTGGTCAATCTTCGCGTCAGGAAATTGGTGGAAATTTCAGCCAACACCGGCATCCACAATCTGCGGATTGGCTGTGAATTCGTTAACTTGCCGGGAACCCGGCTAGCCATGATCGAGCGCTACATCACTCGCATCGAGCGCGAGCGCAAGGCTCGCGACTCCGGGCTGGCCGATTAGACCTGCATATTCATTACGTCCTGGTAGGCCGAGACGATCTTGTTGCGCACCTGAACCATTTCCTGGAAGGAAACACTGGCTGTCTGCAAGGCAATCATGACTTCATGAAGATTCTGGGTCGTATCGCCGGCGGCAAGCTTTTGCGCCATTTCGTCCGACTGCATTTGAGTCTGATTAACTTTGTCAATGGAGCCTTGCAAAATCTGGGCGAAATCCGCCCCACCGGCTGTCGGCGTACTCTCTGCAGCCTTTCCGGAAGCTTGCGCCGCAGTCGTCCGCAGCGCGCTTAACATTTGTTCGATTCCCAACGTATCCATTTTCAGCTCCAAAACCCACAAGAACTAACAAGCAAATCTCAAGCCAGAATCAATCCTGAAAATGCCCTTCATCCCGATATTGCTGCAACTTGTAGCGCAATGTCCGCTCTGAAATCCCCAGCCTCTCAATGGCTTTCTTGCGCGAGCCCCCCACCTCAGCCAGGGTGCTCAGAATATGCTCACGCTCCAAGTCTTTCATATTATCGGCTTTTTTCAGCGGCTCGGTTAATCCGGCGTCTGACAAAATTTCCTGAGAACGGTGGCCTGAAGGCTGGGTTTCAACATTAGGCCGCGACACGATATGCAAAGTTTCCGCGCCAATATGCTTCCCTGTCGCCATGATCAGCGCACGCTGAATGACATTCTCCAATTCGCGCACGTTGCCAGGCCATGAATGTGCCGTCAAAGCCGCTTCAGCTGCCGGCGTCAAGGACATGCCGGTCCGCCCGAAGCGCCCGCCATGTTCGGCGACAAAATACCGGGCAATGGCGACAATATCCTCGCGACGCTCTCGCAAGGCCGGAATCGCGACGGGAAACACACTGAGCCGATAGTAGAGATCCTCGCGAAATACACCTTTGGCAACAGCCTCAAGCATGTCGCGATTGGACGTCGCGATGATGCGGATATTCAGCGACACGGGCTTTTTGCCGCCAACCCGCTCAACCTCTCGCTCCTGAAGCACCCGCAACAACTTCGCCTGCAGACTCATGGGCATTTCAGTGACTTCATCAAGCAGCAATGTGCCATCCTGCGCCTGCTCGAACTTGCCCGCCTGCGCCTGCTGAGCCCCGGTAAACGCCCCTTTCTCGTAACCGAACAAAGTCGCTTCGAGAAGGCTGTCGGGAATCGCCGCGCAGTTGATGGCCACAAACGGGCCGCTCTTGCGAGCAGACTGGCGATGAATAAATCGGGCAACGACCTCTTTGCCCACCCCGGACTCCCCGGTGAGCAGCACGGTGGCATCGGTCTGTGCCACACGCTGGGCAATTGCAAACAACTCACGGCTGGCCGGGTCAATCGAAATAACGCCGTCACTCCCCTCGTTTTCCGGCAGTTCATATTTATTAATGTGCGCGAGAAGCGCCTTCGGCTCAAATGGCTTTAGCAGGAAGTCACAAGCGCCTGAACGCATGGCGTCAACGGCCTTCTCGACCTCGGCATAGGCGGTCATCAGCACCACGGGCAGATGGGGCAAACGACCGCGAATTTCCTTGAGCAACACAATGCCATCCATTGGCATCATGCGGACATCGCTGATCACGATTGAAAATGCCTGCTCCCCCAGCGCCTTGAGGGCGGCCTCCCCGCCATCGACAGCCACATACGGGCGCCCCGCCAGCTCCAAGGTATCGCCGATTGCTTCGCGCAAGCTGGGATCGTCCTCAACAACCAATATCGGCAAACTGTGTTCTGCCATTTTATTCAGTTCCGTTCTCTGCCAAGCCAACTGGCAGCGTCATGACAAACTCCGCCCCGGAACCGGGTTCGGAAACAAGCGCTATCGCGCCGCCGTGAGCTCTTGCTACGCCAAGGGCAATGGCCAGACCAAGGCCGGTTCCCTGTCCTTTGGTCGTAAAAAACGGTTCAAATATTCGAGCCTTGGCTTCGCGGGTAATTCCTGAACCGCTGTCGCACACACCAATCAACAGCGTGTCGCCGCGGCGATTGCCGGAGAGGCAAATTTTGCCGCCTGCCGGTGTCGCTTGCAGGGCATTTTCGAGCAGGTTGACCAGCGCACCAAAGAGGGATTTTCTACTACCAACGATGACCGCCCCTTCACAACGATCAATCACTGAAAAATCCACACCATGTTCCCGCATCAACGGCTCAACGGTTTGGGCTGCCTCCGCGAGCAAATCGCCAGCCGCGATGACGTCCCGCCCGATGCTTTCGCCCCGCGCAAAAAGCAGTACATCCTGAATCAAGCGCTCAAGCCTACGCAATTGGCCAGTAGCCTTTTCGGCAAAGCGTGCACGCATCTCATCGGGCACCCCGGCTTGACCAAGATTGGATGTGTGAAGCAACGCCGCAGCCAACGGTGTGCGCAATTGATGCGCCAATGAGGCGGCCATTTCGCCCATGGCCGCCAAGCGCTGATTACGCTCAAGTTCGGTTTGCATTCGGTGCGCCGCCGTCACGTCATGAATCAGCAGTATTTTCCCACCGCCGGATGGCAAAGCACTTTCCGCAATAGACACGCGACCATCGCCAAGTAACCATTCGCCGACAGTCATGGTCGGCTCAAGACTGGCGCGCGCCACATCCCCCCAGTGCCGCCCCAGCATCTCGGCACCAAAGAGCGCCATGGCGGCAGGATTGACCGCAATCACAACAGCCGTCGAATTGAGCAGGACGACCCCGGCAGGCAAAGCATCGAGCAAAGACGACAAACGTTCGGAAAGCGCCTCTTTTTCCTGATATTGCCTGCGCAACTCACCATTGGCTATGGCCAGCTCTTCAGTCAGCGATGCAGCGCGCAGTTGTAACGCCTCATATGCCTGAGTCAACTCGGCCGAAACCTGGTTGAACATGGCAAACGCACGTTGCAATTCGGCGGTCTTGGTGTCGTGATCTGGCATTACGGGATTGGTTTGCACCGCTTCGATAGAAAAAGATAGGGTGGATTCAGTGCGGGTAATAGTAGAATATTTCTAGGAAAATTTGGCTTCTCGATTGATTCTTCTTCTGTTTCACCGTAATTTGACCGGCTATTGATGGCAGCAACCACTGAGACGACAGCAGGAACAGCACCGGACGGAAACCCGGTGGAGCGTCTGCGCGACGCCTTCAACCGGCTCGGCAGCCAGCAGAAACTTGTCTTCATGGTCGCGGTGGCAGCAATTTTTGCCATCATTGTTGGCACGATACTCTGGAGTCGCCAGCCTGACTGGAAAACACTGTTCTCCAACCTGACAGAAAAAGATGGTGGCGCTATCGTCACCATTCTGGAGCAGCAGAACGTACCGCATCGCTATACCGACAACGGCGCATTGCAGGTACCCGCCGATCGTGTGCACGAAGTAAGACTCAAGCTTGCCTCGCAAGGACTGCCCCGCGGCGGCATGATTGGCTTCGAGCTGATGGAGAACCAGAAATTCGGTGTCAGCCAGTTTGCCGAGCAGGTCAACTACCAACGTGGTCTCGAAGGCGAACTGGCGCGCACCATCCAGTCGATCGGCGCCATTCAGTCAGCCCGCGTGCACTTGGCGATACCAAAACCTTCCGTATTCGTACGAGAAGAGCAGAAGCCGACAGCTTCGGTCATGCTCAGCCTGTACCCAGGGCGTAGCCTTGATGGCGCCCAGATTGCCGGCATCACCCATCTGGTCTCCTCCAGCGTGCCGCAGCTCCCAGCCAGCAATGTGGCGGTCATTGACCAGAGTGGGGCTTTGCTCTCCCAGCTCAAGGACAAGCAAACTGAAGCCGGCCTGGACCCTACCCAGATTAAATATGTTCGTGATGTAGAAAGCAGCATCATCAAGCGTATTTCCGAAATTCTCAGTCCTATGCTGGGTCAGGACAATTTCAAGGTGCAGGTTGCGGCCGATATCGACTTTTCACAAAGCGAGCAAACTGCTGAAACCTATCGCCCGAACAACACACCGGAAAGCGCCAGCATCCGCAGCCGCCAAAACAACGAAAGCGCGAGCGTCAATCAAGCTACCGGCGGCGTGCCTGGGGCACTGACCAACCAACCGCCTGTTCCGGCGACCGCGCCCTTAACGCAGCCCCCCACAGGCAACTCCCCCGGTCAACCGGGAAAACCGGGCGAAATTCAAGGAAAAGTCGACGCCGCGGGCATCACCGCGCCACTCAATGCAGCCGGTCAGCCGATCAGCACCAGCAAAAATGCAACAATCAACTACGAAGTCGACAAGACCATCCGTCACACCAAGCAAGGTATGGGCGATATCCGGCGCCTTTCAGCAGCCATCGTGGTTAATCACCGCAAGGATGTCGACAAGAATGGACAGCCGGTCAGTAAGCCACTTCCCGAAGCGGAGATGAAGCAGCTCAACGAACTGGTCCGCGAAGCAATGGGCTACAACAAGGAACGCGGCGATACCATTTCGGTAGCCAACGCCCCATTCACTGCTGTTGACAAGAGTGAAGCCGAATTGCCGGTCTGGAAA encodes:
- a CDS encoding EscU/YscU/HrcU family type III secretion system export apparatus switch protein, with amino-acid sequence MTKPPIDPTREAIALAYSQTDAAPRVVARGKGLVAEQIIARAKEHGVYVHESPELVALLTQVDIDEHIPPQLYMAIAELLAWLYRIENGGTAIDAPI
- the fliS gene encoding flagellar export chaperone FliS, producing the protein MFGMMRSPAQSYATVGIDVAVETADPHRLILMLFDGAIAATTIAKMHMEHGDIPQKGTKISKAIDLISSGLRASLDLESGGQLAEHLAALYDYMVQRLFWANAKNEVAALDEVTTLLIELRDAWAQISPNDQAAA
- a CDS encoding flagellar brake protein, with translation MNTVIEELPVPDFEIDHPDEYAQYFLSNPREISFYLNLLVKRGCLVSAHIDAGQQFFLTAMVAVDEEKGEILIDPAQIETLNTAAGAARQITLAANLDRVKVQLRLGAMRESQFDGRRALSTDIPRTILRLQRREFFRLEPPLGSPIGCQIALNTLGTNVRTFEPRVTDISGGGVSLSAPTNLAEACQPGTVFKDCRLDLPGEGVLLVNLRVRKLVEISANTGIHNLRIGCEFVNLPGTRLAMIERYITRIERERKARDSGLAD
- a CDS encoding flagellar hook-length control protein FliK, which translates into the protein MIPPDVANALRLQIPDQAKVAAQQPQNQPVAAVQQITDVLSNLVPGQRILAEIQALLPNGSYRAVVGQRDITLSLPFSAKPGDTLELEVTESDGKLTLAFVTNRSDSAAAKAPPESASTSLSTAGKLIGDLMGNIQTDGKRAPAAPLNNAQPLVETMPKTAADLVPVLKQALTESGMFYEAHQARWVAGEFPTENLKQEPQGKLSSAQTNATVNPENTPKTNNLPNAEPASNTAPTTASRAEPSAGTAVPRDLMPIVQQQLDGLATQNFAWQGQVWPGQQMRWEIGENQDDSRSSSSDEIQRWQTRLKLSLPQLGDIDITLNLKAGGEVRVAVTAGTESSETRLRDEVQQLRKQFEAAGLNLTEVSVQHDEAAD
- the fliF gene encoding flagellar M-ring protein FliF is translated as MAATTETTAGTAPDGNPVERLRDAFNRLGSQQKLVFMVAVAAIFAIIVGTILWSRQPDWKTLFSNLTEKDGGAIVTILEQQNVPHRYTDNGALQVPADRVHEVRLKLASQGLPRGGMIGFELMENQKFGVSQFAEQVNYQRGLEGELARTIQSIGAIQSARVHLAIPKPSVFVREEQKPTASVMLSLYPGRSLDGAQIAGITHLVSSSVPQLPASNVAVIDQSGALLSQLKDKQTEAGLDPTQIKYVRDVESSIIKRISEILSPMLGQDNFKVQVAADIDFSQSEQTAETYRPNNTPESASIRSRQNNESASVNQATGGVPGALTNQPPVPATAPLTQPPTGNSPGQPGKPGEIQGKVDAAGITAPLNAAGQPISTSKNATINYEVDKTIRHTKQGMGDIRRLSAAIVVNHRKDVDKNGQPVSKPLPEAEMKQLNELVREAMGYNKERGDTISVANAPFTAVDKSEAELPVWKDPENISYIKDLLKYLLIAGIVAFLYLKVIQPSVKTMFSPPKDAVGSHGQGEGRISAHGDGDGSGTTEAGEDGATQVHIDHYVVMIQKARELADKDPKAVANIIKDWMGVNGN
- a CDS encoding sigma-54-dependent Fis family transcriptional regulator codes for the protein MAEHSLPILVVEDDPSLREAIGDTLELAGRPYVAVDGGEAALKALGEQAFSIVISDVRMMPMDGIVLLKEIRGRLPHLPVVLMTAYAEVEKAVDAMRSGACDFLLKPFEPKALLAHINKYELPENEGSDGVISIDPASRELFAIAQRVAQTDATVLLTGESGVGKEVVARFIHRQSARKSGPFVAINCAAIPDSLLEATLFGYEKGAFTGAQQAQAGKFEQAQDGTLLLDEVTEMPMSLQAKLLRVLQEREVERVGGKKPVSLNIRIIATSNRDMLEAVAKGVFREDLYYRLSVFPVAIPALRERREDIVAIARYFVAEHGGRFGRTGMSLTPAAEAALTAHSWPGNVRELENVIQRALIMATGKHIGAETLHIVSRPNVETQPSGHRSQEILSDAGLTEPLKKADNMKDLEREHILSTLAEVGGSRKKAIERLGISERTLRYKLQQYRDEGHFQD
- a CDS encoding PAS domain-containing protein encodes the protein MEAVQTNPVMPDHDTKTAELQRAFAMFNQVSAELTQAYEALQLRAASLTEELAIANGELRRQYQEKEALSERLSSLLDALPAGVVLLNSTAVVIAVNPAAMALFGAEMLGRHWGDVARASLEPTMTVGEWLLGDGRVSIAESALPSGGGKILLIHDVTAAHRMQTELERNQRLAAMGEMAASLAHQLRTPLAAALLHTSNLGQAGVPDEMRARFAEKATGQLRRLERLIQDVLLFARGESIGRDVIAAGDLLAEAAQTVEPLMREHGVDFSVIDRCEGAVIVGSRKSLFGALVNLLENALQATPAGGKICLSGNRRGDTLLIGVCDSGSGITREAKARIFEPFFTTKGQGTGLGLAIALGVARAHGGAIALVSEPGSGAEFVMTLPVGLAENGTE
- a CDS encoding flagellar protein FliT; this encodes MSQLASYTKLLMLSKQMRELAKQQQWESLATMEGERAALLAATSTINTALASAEISAIGACIRQIQECDRAILDYVTPWREHAEKLLSRLESKQ
- the fliE gene encoding flagellar hook-basal body complex protein FliE, with protein sequence MDTLGIEQMLSALRTTAAQASGKAAESTPTAGGADFAQILQGSIDKVNQTQMQSDEMAQKLAAGDTTQNLHEVMIALQTASVSFQEMVQVRNKIVSAYQDVMNMQV